The Gopherus flavomarginatus isolate rGopFla2 chromosome 16, rGopFla2.mat.asm, whole genome shotgun sequence genomic sequence CCACAGTTACGGCTGAAGTGTGCTGCTACTGATGCAAAGAGGCTCTGAAGTAGTTGCAGGCTGTAGTACCCACCCTAGCCTTGCTGCCATGCTCATGTGTGTTCCATAACTCTAGCTTGGTGGTCTTTCAGTACATCTCTGGTGTATTTATGAACGGTCGTCAATTAACTCACCTGACACAGGTTGGGTCTCCATGAAGATGGCTCCTTCTGCCGAACAGTCTTGCCATGAGTTGGTCCCTGCATGCAGGAACCAGAGCCTGCAAACATTTAGCCTTTCTCAAGCTCCAGCTATGGGAATTAGGGAACAGTCTGGTATTGCTTAATCTACAAGTCTTTTTGTTAGAATCAAAAAAGCACGTTTGTCTTCTGAGCAGTTTCTCCTTTCCCCAGCAGGAGGCTCCTGCTTTGTACTTTTTCCTCAAAGCAAGATTCCTTCCAGCGGGATCATTATTAAGGGTCGGTCTACACTCTAGCTGGGCCGCTGCAGTTTTAGCGCTTCAGTGAAGACGGTACTACGTTGTCAGGACAGCGTCTCCCATCAGCACGGTTAATCCACCTCCGTTGACATAGGGACGTCTACAGCACAGTTAGGTCAGTCTAATCGCATCACTCCctggctgtggatttttcacagccctgcacAACAGTTATACCCATGTAAGTGCATAATGTCGACATGGCCTAACAATTCAGAGCTAAAGGTGCAGAAGCCCAGAAGCAACTTCAGTACGCGCAGGCGTGTGCTGCTCACCTACTGCAAACTGCAGGGCTGCACCATTAGAATCTGGGGGAGGGCGTTATCGGTAACGGCTCTGCAAATCTCCATGCCTTTAGCAGAGTGAAGGCCATAGAAGGGAGAAGATGGATACAAATTGATCACCTCTGTTGCCTCTTGATCTTCATTTAACCCCCCTTGGTGCTGGCCTTTGCCTTGACGCTACCTGAAGAGAGAGGAGCAGTGGGTTGCCAAAAGACACTGAGGAGTGGGCCAGGCTCACCCTTAGAGGAAAGGAGATTTCCTGGCCGGGTAAGCCTTTAGAAAGGAGGCACTTGTGCCTGTCAGATGTAAGCGGGAACAGCCCTGTGTGCATCGTTCTAGTCTCCTCTGCTTTGTTAATAAGCTTGTGCTGGGTACAAGAGCATTAATAGAACTGTGGAGGTAGGACTGATGCCAGCTGCTGCTACCTGACAATAGGTACAGCAAAGAACATTGCTCAACACTTACGGCTTCACCTGGTACCTTCTGCAGAACAGGAGCCCTCTGGCTTATTCCTGGCCCAACATAAATTGGGCTTCATGCAACTAATACTAAGACCTGACCCTGCTTGTTCAGGTTTTGTCATAGTTCTGTTACTGTCCCTATATGCTGCTGTAGTCTCAAGCAGTGTATCCCCCTGCTCATCAGGGATGTCTACTTAAGCAACTTCCCTTTTAAAGGGGTCCTAAATATTGTTAGTAATAGCTGGCTGTAGTCCAGCTCCTATGTCTCACTTAGGCACCAAATTACCTGCTTCAACAGAGTCACTGCCAGTTGAGGGCAATTGCCTAAACCCCTGCATTAAATAAAAATGCCTGGAAAAGAACTGGGCTATCTAGAGAAAGGGAGCAGATGCAGAGAGGGTGAATGGTCCTTGGGTGCTAGATGGGTGCCTGCCTCGAGCACTGTTGCCAGAGACTGTTTTTCCTGTAGTGGTACCCGCTGGGGTGATCCGAGCACCCTCTGTTGCCACGTGTGCTGATGTAAAAGGAGtgtacgcccccccccccccccacacacacacaaccctcttcagttccttcttactgccagtgatggTTGTCAGCGATTCCAGACTTGAGGGAAGAGCTTGTCACTCTGGGTATATATCCTGTTGTTAgaagttagttaattagttgtagtTGGCCTTAAGTAGTTCTTAGTGCTAGGTTTTCATTTTAGGACTTTTGACCAATTTTTCTCTCAGTACTGGAACAATACCTTGTGCTGGGATTTAggccctgccagcagccccctgccgCCCTAGTTGTGTGGGAGAATCCCACGTTAGTGACAAATGCCACATTTGTTAAGGATTCAAGCCCTGCTCACAGGAGAGCAATGGTGAGCCTCAAGTGCTGCGTATAGAAGCTCCATTTGAGTCATGTCATGGGAAAAGCCGCTCAGATGAATTGAGGAGTTTGTTGTCTCCAGGCAAAGTTAGGTCAATTGTGCGTGTGTTTATGTAAAAGGCAGCACCAGAGTTGTCTGTTCAAATTAATAAATTCTTTCCTAGGATGTGGAGGAGGAAGGCTGAGCAGGCTAAATATACTGCTCTTAACTTCCTGATATTTATATGAGCCTTAAGACAACTGGAGACCCTTGGCCTGCAGGGACCCCATATGATCTCCCCAACCCTGTGAGGACACATCAGGAAAACAAAGGGGACCCCCAGGCTGACCTGGAGAGGATCCATTCACCGATCCAGAGACAACAGAATGAACACTGGCAGTCGAACCGCTCTGTCCAAATGGTGACGCTTCGGGGTAGGCACTGAAGCTAGTCGTGCCAACCTACATCAGTATGTGCTGCCACGTGACCCAGGAGACTGGCAGCTGCatgctggggtgagggggtaTGTTTTGAACTGCAGCCCTTGGTCCCCTAACAGCTGGAACCTGGATTACAGTAGAAAGTTTTTTGTGGAGTCTGACTGCCCCGATGAACTCAGCTCTCTCCGTACGGGTTTTAGCATTGGTTTGCCTTGGTTTACGGGGAGTCCTAGCGGGTCAAGCTGTGGCTACACTGAATAATGCTCAAGTATCTGGTTTGTGGTTAGCAAATACTGGGCTGCACCCTTCCTAGAAGCGAGTGCAAAGCAAACCAAGCGGAGTGGTGGTGGTCTATCCTCTGAGGAACTTACGGCTGAGGGAGGGAACGAAAGCACCAAAGTGACAACGGGCAGAGATGATTTTTTCTACTTTCCAAAAGGGTGTCCCAAAAGTCCTCCAAAGGGACTGCGTCCTCTTGGGCCAGGTAAACTCGGAGCGATGTGAGCTGCTGACTGTGGCCGGTAAAGGGGATGACAGGTAGGTATAGGTCATGGATGGTGCGGGGGGATGCCAGGAGAGGTATAACCTGTTTAATGGTAACAGAGTTCATTTTAGATTCTATTAACTGCTGTTTTCAGTCCGTAGGAGCTTGAGTGTGAGTCCACGGGAGTGTGTACTCGCTGCAGTTCTTTCTGTGAGGTGGTAAATATGAAACAGTGGTGATCAGGCTCCAGGCATATGCAAAATCCTTCATAAAGCCCTTCTattgtcccctgccccccacagcttgaaAACACCGCATGCCCTACTGTAAACATGAGGGAGAAGACAAAAAGGATACAGCAGTTTGTGTACCTAGGGATACATAAACCACCCCGCTGCCAAGGCTGAGTCACGAGTCTAGAGTGAGACTAAAAGGGGCAAAATAACTTTTAACAAGTTGGTGGGCTGTTACTCGTGCTCATCTGACTAGTTTAAACTGTCAATTGCTAGAGGGGGCCCATGGCCTTGAGGATTcattccattgagttcagtgtgCTCCAACTCCGGCCCTTCCTGCATTGTGCTTATCTCCTATAACAAGACAGCTCAGTACTGGCTCCAGTGTGTGCTGCTCCTTGTTGGTCTCTGCTCAAAGTGTGTGGTGGTGGAGTGAGTGTACCTGGGCCTAGGGGGTGGAACAGGCATCCCTGTTTCAGAAATGCAGGGTGGCTCGAAATGCTGGCTGGCAGTGCTAATTTTAGCTCTGCACTTTAGCAGGATCTATTGATAGCTATGCCAGCCTCGCTCAGAAGAAAGTTCGCTTAATGGACTGTTAGAGGAGGCGTAAGGATTGACCGAGTTACAAAATAACACGTCAACGGAGGACAAAGAGGCACAATGCACAAGCTCCTGTGACAGCAGCCTTACCTTTCGGTCCGTTTATCAAAGTGGCTGCATTTCCCGTTTCAGGGCAGGCTAAACAATAGACAAAGAGAATCAATCTGCAGCCAGAGGAGTTTAATAAATAAATCTTTTAATTACCAACCTTGTAAAACTCCCAGGAAAATTACCAGTCTGGGCACAAGATCTTTGTTCTACTTTAGCACAATGAAGGATAATGAAAAAACTAATATTCGGCTCATCCCTCCAGAATAATCATCTCAGACAAGCAGATTGTTTTTCCAGGCTGCTCTAGTGTTTATTTCATGCACAGGGGTCAGCGTTAAGGATCTCATGAACGTTCTGTTTACTCTAAAGCCCTTGATGTTCATCTAAaattaggcttggaagaattggaTTTTTATCGGTAAATGTTGGTTTCGCTGCATGCCAACAAAGCAGCAAAAGACATTTTTCCCTTGATCATTGAAATTCACAGAGAGGCAATGTAAGGAAAATGCTGCTCTTGAGAACCTCAGCTTTTGATTTAAGGAGAcctgctttgtatattttgacgtgaTGTTGACATGTTCTAATCATAAAGATTGAACTTTTTGATTCTCACCATCTACTATCGTTACATTTAGAATCAATGAAAAGTTTAAAATCCATAATTTTGCACtactgtaaaaattaaaaataactgaaaaaatgcttaaatgtcttgaaattaattaataatatGATATTCTGCACACCCTGATAAAAATTAATATGGATTGGTGCTGGTAAGAATTATGGTCCCCAGTTTGGTAATGAGCTTCTTGTGGGAGCATCTCATAGTTAAAAGGCAGGAGTGGGGACACCTGATTTCTACTGAAATTGATGTACTCTGCCACTTAGCAAAGTGTCTCTCAGCACATCAGttgccccagctgtaaaatggggaataataaaCTACCTCCATGCTGGGGATGTGAAGTAAGCTCTTCTAAGGGCTGGTTATTTTAGCTGGCCTTCCTATCATATAAGTGCATTGGGgttagtgtgaccagatgtcctgatttttgagtctttttcttatatcaaCTCCTATTACtgatctcatagagctggaagggaccctgaaaggtcattgagtctagccccctgccttcactaggcagaactaagtactgattttgctccagatccctaagtggtcccctcaaggattgaactcacaacgctgggtttagcaggataatgtgcaaaccattgagctatccatCTCCCTgttacccccatccccatccccatccgatttttcacacttgctgtctggtcaccctaactggtgTGCAGCCATCTGGGGTTTATCTTGATCAAAAGGTGTCACATTGACAGATCACTTCTTGATTTTGCTATAGCATGTGGATACTAATTACTGACTTCAGAAACATCCACCGCCTGCCTTATTCAATGATGTGATGCATCAGTGTTGTTCAAAGGTTTTGGAAAACTTTTTGTGCCTACATGTGTATCCTTTCCCATTTCTGGAGTCTCTTTAGCTAGGTGTAGATAACTCATCTGTGAGTCTTGCTGGTGTGGTAGTGGTAGATTCCTGTGTATGACAGCTCTGAGATTACAGAACCTAAGAGATACCTGTTTTGTTGACCATCCTGCTTAAGACCTTCCTTACTGAAAATTTTGGATGTCTGATTATTAGTATCTCAGAGAAtatcttatatagcacttttcatcacaaGGGGAGTGGAGCCAAAATGTTTTAGAAACCAGTGGGAGAATGGATCGCAGGGATACCTTCACTCCTCCCTCATGCtctaaaatgcagccatctctgagtggatcacagcagctgTTTATAACAGTTCACATAAGTTTAAGAGAGGAATTGCTGGAGAACAATGTGTCCAAATGAAATTGGAGACAATGTAATTACCGTAGTGAAGGGGTTATCCTCATGGGGGTTGCAAGCAACCACCCTTCTTAGTGGCTAGATGGGAGAAGGGGTACTGAGTCATGGGTGGGCAGAGGCTGAGGATTACTATCCCAGTGAGATTCTAGCCAGGACGCTTGGACTAGCCACCGAGCAAGGGGAGGGCATGGCAGCCCTCTAGCTTTGGGCACTGGCACTGGTAGGCTAGTGAGGCAACTCATAACCCTGCACCGGATCAGTGAGGTCAGTACAGACTGGAAGGGAGAAAGCATCATGTTCTGAGCCATGCACGTCACTGCTACAGTGATCAAATAACAATGGTTTCTGTTCAAGCTTCATGGTTACAgaaagattctttttttttttacgtcAGACTTAAAATGGTGGCGTAAGGTGGGGCCAGTGCTACCCCTGACTGTGGGAACGGAGCACTAATACATCACTGATGTTGATTTGGCAGAGAATGAGACGGTTCGTGGAGGGAAAATGGGAGCCAGGACGTGTGGGTTGTCTTCCCAGCTCTGTGTTGGGTGAGCTGACATTCAGTTCTCCCGGGTTCTGTTTCTAACAGTGCTACGGCCTCATTGTGTGTGTGACCTGGGACAAATCCATGGGCTGGCTCAGATTCCGTCAACCCACAAATCAGCCTCAGGTCAACAAGCATTCAGGACCTGAAtcctaggaccctgctgggggaTGGGTCAGAGCTCGGGTCCCGCTGTAATTttggtccaagccctgtcattctgCAGTGCTGATGCAGCTCAAATCCCAGCAGTTGTGAGGCCAGGTTTACAACGCAGTGTGGACTCAACCAGCCCGGCTCCCACAGGGCTGAGTTTACAAGGCAGGGTGGATCAGGTAACACCCCGTACCCCAGCTCCGTCCCAGGAGTGTCTGGGGCAAGgttcagatgtcccaattttatagggacagtcccaatttttgggtctgataatagtctcctattaccccccacccaccgtccagatttttcacacttgctgtctggtcaccctacacgcCGGGGGGAGGGAGCTTCACACTCTTCAAAGTGGGCCCAGACCAACCCACATGTAGTTTCTGTCTCAGTACTGGacaggggtcaaacccagggGAAAATGGACCGTCTGGCTTAAAACCAGGCCAAGGGCCTGGCTCGGTGTAGACGCTCCCAGGGGCCACGCTGGCTCCAGGGGCTCGAAAGGCCTGGGGGAGCAGGAGTCAGGAATacaccctccccccagagcagccctggcccagccctagGACAAGGACAAGACAGGACACGTGGTCACGCCTTCCTGGGTCCTGCGCCCTTAAGTAGTGAGCCCGCCTCTTCTAGCCCTATCGGCCAATCCCCTTCAAGCAAAGCGGAGGGTTTCCTCTCTCCCGCGGGCCAACTGGAAGGGGTAACGTCACCTGAGTGGCAGAGCTCCCGCCCAATGGAAGAGGCGAGCCAGGAGCGATGGGCAGGGGCCTTGTCCAACGAGAGCGCGTGGACGCAGGACTGGCAGGCCCGCCGCCCAACAGAGCGCGCTGTCCGGGGTCACGTGCGGCCCGgcggccccgccccccggcgcAGGTCTTGGGCGGGCGGGCAGCGGGGCTCAGTCTGCGCCGCCATGTTGGGGCTCGTGGGTCGCTGCTcggccgccgccgcctccccccTGCTGCGGCGCGGGGCGCTGGGCCCGGCCGGGGCCTCGGGGCCGCTCCGAGACCTGCTGCTGCGCGGCGCGGCCGCCGGGGGGGCCCGTGAGTGCGGGGGGGCGGGAGCGGAaccggggcggggccgggccgggggggccCGTGAGTGCGGGGGGGGGCCGGGAGCGGaaccggggcggggcgggggggtcccCTTGGGGCCGGGCCGGAGGGGCCGGGGCACGGGGGGGCGGTGGAACCGGGCGGGGGGGGGACCCCAGGGCGTCTGGGCACCGGCGAGGAAGGGTCGCGGGGAGGCAGCGGAGCCGGAGCCGGCccccgggggtgggggatgggtatcccgggggggggggctgcagcacCGGGCCCGGGCCGGGACTGACCCGGGACAGGGCGGCCTGGAGGGAGATCGGCCTCCCCCGGCCCGGGGAGCCCAGACGTGGCCTGGGAGCGGGGGGCGCGGGCAGGCTGCCGGGGTCTTTCCTCCCCTGGGGCCCAGTCCCCTCTGACCAGCGCTTGTTTCCCCCAAAGCCCCGGCAGGGGCATCGccgcctgtcccctgccccagcgtCTGACCTTGACTCTCGCCTCCTCTGCCCTCTCCCAGGCCGGGACTACGCGGCGCAGGCGGCCCCCGCCGCCAAGGCCGGGGTTACCACGGGCCGCATCGTGGCTGTCATCGGCGCCGTGGTGGACGTCCAGTTCGACGAGGGGCTGCCCCCGATCCTGAACGCCCTTGAGGTGCAGGGCAGGGACACCAGGCTGGTGCTCGAAGTGGCTCAGCACCTGGGTAAGCGGCACCCCCTCCGGGTCTGTAACTGGCACAGGGCTGAAGCCTCCCTCCTTCGCTGATGATCCAGCGTGATGACTTTCGTTCTTCTGAGCCTGCTGAAGCCGCTACTGTGATCTGAGAAGGAGCAGGCTTCAAATGGCCGCTGGCCTGGCTCTGCCTAGGGAGAGGCTACAGCGGGGGGTGCAGTGAAAGCTGTTCCCAGGGACTCCTGTGCATGTCACCTGCTCTGATGTCCCTTCCACCTTGGGTACTTCTGCAGCCTCCAGTACCAGAGgcgaagcgacttgcccaaggtgacacacgtgtcagagctgggagctgaaTGTAGCTCTCCCAGGTTAGTACCCTAACCGCTAGGTGTCCCTGAAACTGTCCGCCTTGCTAAGTTAGGagatacccccacccccacaccacaTGAGGCACCACTGTGCTTGCTGTGGTCAGTCAGGACAGCAACTGTCTTGTTACCTGTGATAGCCTTTATGTAGCATCCATGTAATGCTCCTTTCCCTTGCCCTGGCAGGTGAGAACACGGTTCGTACCATCGCCATGGATGGTACTGAAGGCTTGGTGAGAGGACAGAAAGTGCTGGACTCCGGGGCCCCAATCAGAATCCCTGTAGGCCCCGAGACCCTTGGTAGAATCATGAATGTGATTGGGGAGCCCATCGACGAGAGAGGCCCCATAACGACCAAACAGTAAGTGCAAACTCTCCAGTCTCGTAGGGCGGGGGAGAAGGAGCAAGGCCCTGCAAATCCAAACTGAAAGCGGCTGGGCTGCAGGTCCCTTGGGACTGCATGAGAGAATGGGGGGTGGGTATTGTTGCAGACCCTCTGGGCCACCTTAAATGGCTGTGAGTTTGCAGTGGCATCTCTGTGGTGCTACTGGGACTTGTATGGCAGCTAAACTGAACATCAGGTGTCTTCTCCCAGCTCAGTAACTTTTATCCGTCGATTTCAATGGTGCCTTGAATCCAGCCAGCGTGGGTCCCCATTGCCTAGGTGCGCTACAAATGCAGAGAAGCAGTGAGGTGGCACTGAACCTTTGCTAAGAACTGTCCTCAAAAAGAGAGCCCCCAACGGCCCGTTGTGTTTCCTCCAGTTGTGGTCGTCTGCCTGTGGCAGGGTGTGCCCTAGCAGGCCTTGAATGCCATCCACCTTCTGCAAGCTGACGTGCTTCCTTGGGCCCCTGTCTTGCAGGTTTGCTGCTATCCACGCTGAAGCCCCAGAGTTTGTTGAGATGAGCGTAGAGCAAGAGATCCTGGTCACCGGCATCAAGGTGGTGGACCTGCTGGCACCGTacgccaagggtggcaaaatcgGTATGTTGCAGATCAAAGGGGctatgtgggggagggagggcggggTCAGCACATGGTTCATGGAGCTGGACTCCCTTTTAGAGCTTAGGAAGCCACCCTGAGCCTTTGTTACTGTGGGGGCTGAGTAGGAGCTTGGTGAGTTTAGAAGTAGTGCCCGTTCCTGCCCTTGCTAACGCGCCCTGTTTCCTTCGCTGATGAGTAACCTGATGACTTTCGTTCTTCTGAGTTTGCTGAAGCCACTATTGATGCTCTGAgaaggaaaggggtgggggcagggagagtctCATGGCACAGCAGCTGCTTGTTGGGGTGTTATTGAGCTAACCAATTGCACCTGCTCCCCCCTCGCCCAGGTCTGTTCGGGGGCGCCGGTGTGGGCAAGACCGTGCTGATCATGGAGCTGATCAACAATGTGGCAAAAGCCCACGGTGGCTACTCGGTGTTCGCCGGCGTCGGGGAGCGAACCCGCGAAGGGAACGACTTGTACCATGAAATGATCGAGTCGGGGGTCATCAACCTGAAGGACACAACCTCCAAGGTGAGGCGGTGCCTCTGGTTAAGATCCCTGGGGGTCGAGCTGCTCTGCTGTATCGGCCCAGGAGTGAAAGCCGAACCCTGGGGTCTGTGCAGCGTACCCTGAGCAGTGCTGTGTGACTGGCCAAACAAAGAGCCTCTGGCTCAGCCCCACTGGGGAAATGCGTGGTccttgggggcagagctggggctggtgctCCTGGAACAGCCCCATGGAGATTAATGGGTGGGGCCTGGTGAGCAGCCCCGGCTGTCCCGGTAACACACTGGCCTCCCTTGTGCTGCAGGTCGCCCTGGTTTACGGGCAGATGAACGAGCCCCCAGGCGCCCGTGCAAGAGTTGCGCTGACAGGGCTGACCGTGGCAGAGTACTTCAGGGACCAGGAGGGCCAGGACGTGCTGCTCTTCATAGACAACATCTTCCGGTTCACGCAGGCTGGCTCTGAGGTACGGTGACAGGCCAGCACCAGGGAGCCATGGTCACCTGGCCAATGGGGTGAGCTGGGGAACGCTGGCCACCAGCAAaaaggcagtggggggaggaggaactgTCCCTGTAGCTCCAGATGGCCCTTCTTGGGCTTACCATGGAACTGCCCCGCCTCATCCAATCCATGTGACAGGCTCCCGTTTGGGCAAGGCCATCTGTCTCTGCAGCCTCCGCCTGACCCGACCCTGCTTCCTTTCAGGTCTCTGCCCTGCTTGGCAGAATCCCCTCAGCTGTCGGGTACCAGCCCACCCTGGCAACTGACATGGGTACCATGCAGGAGAGGATCACCACCACCCGCAAGGGCTCCATCACCTCCGTGCAGGTAACCGGCGCCTGTGTTCTGGGGAGTGGCCGGTCAGTGCCCGCTCAGCCACACCGGCCTCTCCTGGCTCATTGAGACGTTTGCCATCGTGCTGGCTGTACCATGACATCATTGGCATCTCCCTTGTTGCCTAGGCGATCTACGTGCCAGCTGATGACTTGACTGACCCTGCCCCTGCCACCACATTTGCCCATTTGGATGCCACGACAGTGTTGTCGCGCGCCATTGCTGAGCTGGGCATCTACCCTGCTGTCGATCCTCTGGACTCCACCTCCCGCATCATGGATCCCAACATCGTGGGGCCGGAGCACTACGACGTGGCCCGAGGGGTGCAGAAGATCCTACAGGTGAGAGCTGCATGGGGTCAGGTGCAAGAGCAACGaaggcccagtggttaggacgtGACTGCTGTGGGAGGGTCCCTGCTGTTAGCTGGACCAGGCCTCTGGGGCTCGATACAGCAGGGAGGAGCACACACTGGGGGGCGCTTGGGTACTCTGcaaagggctggaaaggacctcaaggtCCCCTGTTCAGTGCCCCTGGGCTGGACTGTCAGGGGATGCTCTAGGATACAGGCTGTGGGGTCTGCGCATCGAAGGGAGCCCCAGTTAGCTGCTGAGGAGCGGGCAGCTCTGCCAGCCTGTCGATGGCCCTGCAgcacttgtctctctctccaggactaCAAATCCCTCCAGGACATCATTGCTATCCTGGGGATGGATGAGCTGTCGGAGGAGGACAAGCTGACAGTAGCTCGCGCCCGCAAGATCCAGCGCTTCCTGTCCCAGCCGTTCCAGGTGGCTGAGGTCTTCACTGGCCACTTGGGCAAGCTGGTCCCTCTGAAGGAAACTATCAAGGGCTTCCAGGAGATCCTGGCAGGTGAGGTGCTGAGGGTGGGGCTTATTGACTCTTCAGCTCACCCAGCCCTGGCAGTGGGGGGATGATGGCTGTGGCCCATGGAGACTCCcctctgctgccagctgggaggcTGGGCCCACATCTCCTGATGCTGCCAGCAGGTCACTGAGGTCCATGGCCATCTTGGTGGGCTGCCTGGCAGAGACTTGCTTGGTGGGCTGCAGCTTCATCAGGCtcggggggagagagagcagccCCCCCTCTGTGAGATGATTCCCGTGAAGCTGCAGGGACCTTCCCCAGCTGTGTAAAATCCCTGGTGTTTGCTGCTCCCTTGTGGGGAGTCCCTGGGGTGCAGGGAAGCTGGGTCCCCCTCCTCACTGCTGCCCCTTGTGCGCAGGTGCCTATGACCACTTGCCGGAACAGGCCTTCTACATGGTGGGCCCCATCGAGGAGGCTGTGGCGAAGGCGGACAAGCTGGCCGAGGAGCACTCATGAGCCACTGGCTCCGTCgtgcctctcccccaccacatcCCTACCCAGTTCCCCAGCTGGGTGTCGTGTCGTGTCTGCAGAGTATATTTAAAGTTTCCAATAAAACATCCGTCTAAAACATGAAGCagggctgttgtcactggggggAGGATCTGCATGGGGTGGAGTTCTGGATGGGGGGTGACAGTTGAATCACTGTGTGGGGGGGATTCCAGGGGTGTCAGCGTAACTTACAGGGCTAGTAAATGGTGCAAGTAGCTTCCAAACCAGCTGATCATTGGGCCTGGgctgcctccttccctccccttggCTCCCGGCGGCCTGTGATACAGCTTgtcccagcctggctgctgcgtGGGGCCTGGCGGCCGCAAGGAATCTAGCACTGCTGAGTCATTCGTCTCCGAACTGGAGCTGCTGTCGCTCCTGGCTGGTCCCTGGTTGGTGCTGACATCACCCCCCAGCGGAGACGCTATAGTGCCCAGCTCCTGCCCACGGTTAATTAGCGGGTGGGGGGTCGGCCAAACTCGGTCCCCTGATGGCTGGGGAAGGCGAGGAGGGAGGGCCTGAGATTTCAGAGCCTCCTTGCTGCAGATGTTTGCAGCAGAGCAGCTTGCCGGATGCTTCTGGGGTAGCAGAGAACGAAGCAGGTTGGCTCTGAAATAGTTCTTGCTACGCTGGGCCAGGCTGAGCCAGCCTCCCCCCTCGGGCAGCGCTGTTCTGTTCCCAAGGGCAGGTGGTCTCTTGGGATGAGCCCGTTTCTCTTGGTTTGTAACCATAGGGCTTGGCCAGGCCTGGCTTTAAGAGGTGGAGGCCACTGGCTGAGGGGCCAGTATCCAGCCCTGTCTGCTTCCCAATATGCTCATCACCTCCCCAGGACAGCGAGATTCCTGAATGCCGGCAACTGGCACTGCCATGACTCCATGCCCAGTCCTTGACACCATTCCCCCTCTGCGCTGAAAGCCCCAGCCTGGCACTAGTGCCTGCTTAATATGGCATCGCAGGCAGATGGGCGATGACGCAGCAGCAGGCTTGTGGGAAGTGGTGCAGAAGATGTGCCAGAGCAgagcccaggagggagaagcagggggTTGCTCAGCTGTACCTGCAGGCGGGGGCTGCTGGCATCGTTAACTCCTGCGTGTCTGGGTCCCAGCATGAACACCCACTGCACCCCATGCAAGaggagggggaggctggggggatgCACCTCCCAGCTGGCTGCCTTGTCTAGTTACTCACTACTATTTGTGGACTGGGGAAAGGATATTCCACCCACAGCAGCAGGAAGAGAGCTCATGGGCTgggtttgtgtatatatataacgGGGGTGTTTCCCTTTTGCCCCTCTGTGTTTCCTCCAGCATCTTACCTCCACAGAGCCCATGGGTCTGTAGCTGCATCTCTGGGTCCTAACAGCTCAGGGCCCCCAGGTACTGTACAGCTGCCGAgactctccctgccccaaggagctgagacaaggcTGGGCAGGGG encodes the following:
- the ATP5F1B gene encoding ATP synthase subunit beta, mitochondrial, whose protein sequence is MLGLVGRCSAAAASPLLRRGALGPAGASGPLRDLLLRGAAAGGARRDYAAQAAPAAKAGVTTGRIVAVIGAVVDVQFDEGLPPILNALEVQGRDTRLVLEVAQHLGENTVRTIAMDGTEGLVRGQKVLDSGAPIRIPVGPETLGRIMNVIGEPIDERGPITTKQFAAIHAEAPEFVEMSVEQEILVTGIKVVDLLAPYAKGGKIGLFGGAGVGKTVLIMELINNVAKAHGGYSVFAGVGERTREGNDLYHEMIESGVINLKDTTSKVALVYGQMNEPPGARARVALTGLTVAEYFRDQEGQDVLLFIDNIFRFTQAGSEVSALLGRIPSAVGYQPTLATDMGTMQERITTTRKGSITSVQAIYVPADDLTDPAPATTFAHLDATTVLSRAIAELGIYPAVDPLDSTSRIMDPNIVGPEHYDVARGVQKILQDYKSLQDIIAILGMDELSEEDKLTVARARKIQRFLSQPFQVAEVFTGHLGKLVPLKETIKGFQEILAGAYDHLPEQAFYMVGPIEEAVAKADKLAEEHS